In Montipora capricornis isolate CH-2021 chromosome 4, ASM3666992v2, whole genome shotgun sequence, the DNA window TATATTGCAAGCTTGTTGaccaacataataataataataataataataataataataataatcatcatcataataataataataataacaaactttattgagcactctttcatacaaacttgaatcttacatgtatctggtaaaaataagtaataataataataataataataataataataataaatttaataataataataataataatgttaataataataataataataataataccaactttatcaCAAACACAATGAAGAAATGGTCCATCACAATAGAGGTTAAGAtcaatgaaaagaaagaaaggattgGCCCAATACaactaaaacaaggaattctACAAGGAGACTCTTTCTGCGTACAATTGTTTACACACAGTCTGAACCCAGTCGCCTGGTGGTTACGTAGCATAGAAGGGTATAAGTACTCGTACAACAAGCAAGAAAAGCTGACGCACTTGCTCTACGTGGATGGCCTAAAGACTTACCACAAGTCAGCACAGAAGGCACTACTAATAACCAAGACAACAAAGAGTATGTTTGAGGACATTGGACTTTTCTGGGGATTGGACAAGTGCGCAACAATTAACATAGTACGTGGTAAATTACagacaaatgaagaaaatgtcTCAATATCTGACACTGAGGAGCTCAAAGTACTAGACACTGACGACCATTATAAATTCCTAGGTAAATATGAAAACTCGGTCCAACTAGAGCAACAAGTCTGTAATGAAGCAACTAGTTAATATCTCTGTTATTTGGTCAAGCAATATCTCTATACCAAGAAAAGTACTTGCTACGAAAACCTTTGCTttacccacactacagtacCACATGTGGACAACCGATTGGACAGTAATCCAACTGAAAGACATAGAGATTCTCAGAAAGGAGGGAGGAATGCACCACCACGAATCCATCAAACTACTCTACCTACCAGAAGAACTATAGGGGGAAGTGGCATGAAAAGCATAGAAGACACGTACAAGTTGACAATAATCAAAATGGCTAATTGCCTTAACAACAACGATGACAAGAGAATTAAGTATGCAAGAACACTTGAGATGAATAGAATCACTCAAGGAAGAAGGTCAATATTAAAACAAGCAACCAAATACGCAGCAGAATACAACATTATGATGATACAGGCACTACAGTATCTGCAAGTAAAGACCCAACAGCTGCTACCGAGACCAAGACGATTACAACACCCTCGCCTACAGCGCTAAAAGAGCTACTGAGATCAAAGATCTCAGAAAAATACACCAAAGAAGCAGAAGAACACAAATGGCTTGGAgcttacaacaacaaacaacgGCAAGACAAACAACTGTCTCCCACGGCAGCCAACCAAAtcctgaaaaatggaaaaatataccTGATATTGTCTACAGCGTAAACAAGACCATACGACAACAACTAATATCAACAAAGACATATCAGCAAAGCAAAGCATAGATGACCATCACAGACACCAATTGTAGAATGTGCCACGCGGCTACACGCGTGCTAAGTGCGTGCTCAAACATTGCCCAGACACTACACAACCAGGCACGACAGGATGCTAAGGCCGATATACCTCTGCTTACTGGATAAGTACAATTTCCAGGAAAGTGATCATGGAAAGCCATGGTACCAACAGAGCCTACCGCACGCAGTGCTTGAAAATGAGAAGGCAAAGATATATTGGAATGtgccctttatccttgagaaGCCACCGGAAAATGGAGCTAATAAGCCTGACGTGATTGTACATGATAAAGAAACCAATATCTGGACTCTATTTGAAGGCACAGTCTGCTAAGTAGACAAAATTGCGGAACgattcaaagaaaaacaaaatacacaCAGAGTAAAAAAGTACAAGCGTATATCAAATCAATATTGTTTTCGACTTTCTTGGAGGACACTATGAACAAATGACACTGACAAGGAACTGAGTTACCTCATCGAACGCCGCCAGAAATGGATTTTGAGCCAGAATGTAAATATCGTTAAGACGTTTTACGAATTTATTTATGTGGGAAAAGgaatgtaaattgatgtaattaaCTAGCTAAGATTTAAAATCCGCTGGTtgatgtaataataatgatatgcACAAAAGTAAATAGAATCTGCAGCTCAATTTAGCTCACAAGCTAAAATCAATTAAGTCTGTTTGAAAAATAGAATATTATTTTTCAGCTTTtctgtttattgtttattttgactTTGAAGCTTCATCTCTCAATTTAACACTTTAAGTGTGAAACCTGCAAATGGGCCTGATGATGGTACCAAATATTCCTAACCCtacatttaatttattttagtaTGCATGTGAAGGAAGCTTGCAAATTTGTGCAATTACTTAACTTGGTACAGTATGGTATTGTGCCATAAATCCTTGCCCTCGGTGTTGTGAACTGTGGTAAAAGAgagcttttttttatttcaaggtTGACTGGTCAGAAGCTAGGTACAACCACGTTGTTGGAAAGTTGAAACATTTTCTGAAACAAGCAGGATTTAAGGTATGTCGATTATTCACTCTTGTTGTCAAAATAATACATTTAAGTTGCTAGACTGGACtttgcaaaacattttttaactGCCTCTTTCTTCTTTCCCGTATCTCCATTCCCACCCCACCTCTTACTcccctgaaaaaataaaaaaagataatatTCACTGGAAAAATCTTCTCCTGTTTTGGCTTCACCTGGAAAAAGAAGCAGCTCTTATAAGCTGGCTATGACTTAATGTGGTGGCATTTTGTATTATTTGGCCACTGTTTTCAGTTTGGGTTGCAAGCTAGTCACATTGTATCTTACAAGGCTTGCTTCATCCCCATTTGATATACGATCCTAGTGCTAGGACGGTCATAGCTTTAAGAGTGATTTCGGTTACTCGTCAAAAGAAATGTCTTTATTGCTTTGATCTCGCATTACTGTGCTCGGTGTTTGGCCGCGAAAAGCTCTTccctcaaccaatcagaggaaCACTATGTTGGTTTTGATTTAAAAGCCTTAAGCATAAACTTGTTACCCAATCTGTCTGAGTCGCGCCCAAATACCGGAGTGGAAAATCAATGTTCTCGTTAAGTTCTGATTTACTGCCATTCGGCTTTGTCTTTGGCAGATTGTTGAAATTAATATTGTCCACCTTTTCTCTCATAATATAATCTACTCTGTTTGTCGTCTTATACTGATAAGATAATCCACAAATGTGTATCAGAAGTTCGCATAGTTTATTCTTAAGGTGCCTCAGTTGTTAGAAGTATTCTTCACTGCTTTGGTCAAAACGTCGTTCAAATGTAACCATGCCTTCTGGTATTATTCTTTATCGAGCTTCCATTGATTGTCTTAACTAGGACCAtttttgattgttaaatatttgttaTTTAGGGAAGAAATAAAGGAAGTGGACTAAACATAAATTCAATgtactcggggatactcggaaaaaatccgagtgttccTTTGCAGGAGTGGCACCAGCGACCTTCCGATGAGCATCCGAACTGTGAAGGTCGTAGCTTCCACTCCGACAAAGGAGCGCTCGATTTTTTTCGAGCATGCCCGTGTCACCATCGAAAAAATTCatgtttctttcgttttattgtCCAACGCCCCGATGTCGCGCTGCATCCTAATTTACCTTTCGTGTTCTTTTAAAGGCCTTTAATTGCTTTTTCTTCTACAGGACTCCGATGTTGTGTACGTTCCTTGTAGTGGACTTAGTGGTGAAAATCTCGTTGCACCCTGTGCTGAGCCTCTCCTCAAACAGTGGTATAATGGGCCAACCTTATTAAACACAATAGGTAACACATGAGGACAAGTTTGAcgttactttaaaaaaaaagacgcATACAGTGAATACCCAACAGCGCCAAAAACCACTAATTCACTTGCACTCTTGCTCGTACAAATGTATTCTGTTGAGTCAGTGAGGAATGTCGTCTTCCCGCACGTTCCTGGAATGCGCATCCCAAAAGTGTAGCAAAAAACCGATTCCCCATTCCTTCTGAAACGTTCCTTActatttgatttttttgaaaCCAGAATTCCCACTTATCTCTcctcgtttttttttcaaaattttagcAGTAAAGACGACAATGTTCGGCTGTATTTTATAACGGCAAGCGTGctactttctttctttgcaTGACGTAGTGGATTCGTGTTTTGACacagttttattttaattgcAGACAATTTTAAACCTCCAAAGCGTGAACTTGAGAAACCGTTTAGATTCTGTGTTTCCGATGTTTACAAAGgtaattttcaataaaatggGGTAGGCAATTTATTGAAAGTTACGGGGGAGGAGGAGGTAGCAATTCCTCCCTATACAGTGCCAGCGCACACTATTGAAATCGGTACAGACAAGGGCTCATGACTAGGGTCGTGCAACAGGTACCTCACTTTGCTTGAGCACTTCTCGTGCCTGTTTTTAGATCAATGACGTCATTGTTTTCGTATTTAATTCAATGTAAAGTAACGGAGACATTGAGTGTTGATTGGCGGAAAAGCTGTCCCAAATATGGACGATCTAAGAAAACGATAAGTCCAAGGAAAGAAATAAGAGTTGTAAGCTCCTGGTAATGAGGAACTTGGATGAGTCACGATCATGGTCTCTGTGCACTTACCAGGGTATATAATTTGAAGCCAGTCTTTTCAAATTAGCAGGAGTCCTGGCATGTTTCAGAGAGGATACGGTTGGAAGACTGTTGTGGATACGAAATCTGAGACGTTTGGTTAAGACCTGCCGATTGCGCGTTTTATTTCATGGGGACTGCAATAACTTAAGGCCAACTGCTGTTAGCGCTTTGTTTTTTACTTGCCGGGCGCTAAAACTggacccttttttttttacgatgCCAAGAGCTCCTATACACTTTTCCTATTGTTGAACCTTACTCCGTAATCTTTCCTTTGTAGAACTTGGATTTTTTCCAATAGGGAGGGAATCGCAGGGAAGTAAGGTCAACGTCACAATCTAGTGAAAATCTAACGTGCGATTCTTAACCCAGTTATTTTTACATAAAAGTTTGTTTCCGAACATTTCCGGATGGGCATTTGGCACGCTTGATCTAAAAGAAAATAGGACAAAAGTGGAGTGGGGGCCTATGGTCCCCCAGGGCTCTCCCTCTCCGCGCAACTTTCTTTAATTACTTATCTCTATTTCAGCTTTGTTGACTCTGTTTATGTGTGTTCGTTTTTAGGCATGGGTACCGGAATAAATGTAATTGGAAAATTAGAGGCCGGTAAGCTTCATAGCGGCGACAAGGTTGTGGTGATGCCGGCCGGATGCCAGGGACTGGTGAAAGGTGAGTGAAGAACCTCTTGCATGTAGGAGCAAGGAAGAGCGCTTTCATTCCACCCATGCATTTCGTGGGTGCATTTCCGTAGTCCGCGTCATTTGtgaattgagtttgttggctctctactctgcttcgaaGACGGTTTTTCTCCGGATGCTACGGTACTCCCCTTCAATTGATTTGACTCGTAAAGTGACTTTGCCCGGCTATATCAGCTCGATGTTTCATAGAGTGCTTATTATATACTACAGAATCAATATCAATTGCTGCGGGAACTTATCCCAGGCACATATATCTGAAAGTCTAGGAAGTTATTCGGTGGTATTGATGGTGACGAATGAGCTTTGTGGTTTGAATATGGACAGAAAAGAATTATCCTTGATAAAAGACTTAAGAGTACTCTGTAGACTATAAGTATTCTTATTAAGATGAGTTCTTGTAATCCGGTTCAAAGCGCAGGAAAAACCGTGCAAACAACCAAGactcttttttgctttttcgtCTTATTTGTTGAGGTGGTGTGctgtttttaaaccaatcactatgTGAACCCAATTGAAAGCCGTCTATTATTTATGTTATGGAAaagtctggaaatttgcaaacCAGTTTTCCAGACCTGGAAAAAGTCTGGAAAATAAAGATGAAGTCtggaaaaatcgtaaaaagtctggagaattttttgttttgaaaactgaaataaGTACTTTATTGCTAAGTGAATTTTTTCAGGTAgtcaaatcttatttaaaatttcGTCTTTGGCGAAAATATTCAATCGCAGACCGAGAAGTCTCAGATCTCTCTTACGCCAGCACTGCATCGTGGTTACTGTATGTTCACAGTGCATCATGGGACAAACTATATATACTAAACTTGGGTCTGGAAAaagaaattagcattttggaaaaaggctggaaaaagtctttaattttgcaaccaAAAATCTGTGCGGACCCTGTATTAGAAAATATGTCATTTCTCTTTCAAAGCTCAAGCCAAGGATGTGATATTCATCGATCTGTTTCCTCATGTATTGTTGTGATCTCACCAGTCTTTCTCTCTCGAGCTGTCGAGGACACTCTCTCCAAAACTTTAATTAAATCAGAGGTGTGTCTTCGTTTAAATAGATTTTTCACTTGCACTTGGTTTGTTTCATTGTTATCCATGGTGATCATGCTGTTCTTAGCCACGTCATAAGTCGGTTTCTTTGTGTTAAATCTTTGCTGAGTAAGTGTGGTTAAATCTGAGAATGAAAGTGCCTTCTTTTTTACTTGCATCTGGTCGCAAGTCGCTCTTGTTTCATTTTCAGCACACTGCCTTTCTTCGTCTTCGTGTTGTTCTGTGTATTTGGGAGCTTTAGCAGCGGCTCTGAATGTGTCCATCTGTTGTTCGGGAAGAAGGTTTATCAATCTTGGCAATATGTCTCTTTTCACTGATTTTCCTGTGTTTAGATCCAAGAATGATCATATTCAGATAAGTTATTGGTTAATGCATCTTTGCATATTAATACATATTGATTAATGTATCTTTCTTTCCAGACGTTTCCTCCTTGTTATAtgtaaaccctaaccctaaccgcatataagaacctagatttttccaagttaggctAAATAGGGTCTTATAAAAATGGTATTTACAGTAGTTTTACGCTATCTAGGTTCTTAAATTGGTTTCCATAAGCGATATCTACTCTATGACAAGTGACTGTAAGGGACATATAATTTTTCTAGATACTTACAGTAATAACCGTAAAGCAATACTGCAGCGTAGTTTGTTCTAGACATGAAATCATTATGTAAAACTGTAACATCTAAAATGTACAGGCCCGCGAAGCTTGAAGGCCTATTTGCAATCAAATAATAGAGACCAGAATTCTCAAAATCCACATGACAAATCAAGGTCATTTTCTAAAAAACTAATAGGAACCTGTTAAATTTTTAGGCTGACCTGATTCTTATGTAAGGAGggtctaaaatgaaatttttagcgtaacaggttcttaaattctaggttcttatatgcgggtgtttactgtagcCTAAAGGGCCACCGGTTGTAGGTTCTAAACCTATTCGAATTTTCCTACGTAaagcaaattaattttaatatctCATTGGAATAGTGCCGAAAGAAGATAAGGGTGGACGTGGCTCTTTATTAGCGGTATTCTTCTGGTATCAAGCGGCTCAACGCTAACCAGCTTTAGTTAATGCGGTATAAGATTCTCAAGATTCCCAACAGGAGACTTTTCATACTGTTTGCGGCACAAACAACTGTAACACGTGGGAATCGTCATTTGCAGACTTCTCCGCGTTGACAAGTTTACTGATCCCGTATTGGAATTTAAAAAGCCCGAAAAGTGGCAGTGGTTACTATGCATGGTTTTCCCACTGTTTTAACCTGTCGAAACCCCTGTTTAAATATGATTCGTAGTGGACGAAAACCCAAAAGACAACTAAACTAAACCAAAACAGTTGATTCCAAGAGAACACGATCTCAGATGATTTCAAGAATCTTACCAGGATGAAGAGTTTGCGCCATCAGTTCGGTTCTCGGGTGTAATCTCACTGGACATTTTTCACCGTCAACAACCGTTTTAAGCTGTTCGACCACTTCTGGAAACTTCGTGCTGAAAGATTGAAAGAAATTGTTGATCACTGTTTTGTTCTTTGTCTAGAATCAGGGCTGTCTAAGAGCCCCAGTGATGGAGGCAAAAGTAAAGTTTACTTTATACGGGTTTCATTACCCTTCTGTTGGGAGTCTCACAGAATTTTAGTTTCAAGTGCTGGAAACTTAACGTTGTTTAAAGTCCTTGTTCAAGGAGACCTTAAGGTCGAACCGTTTGCAGATGTCATCGCataggcagcactttctcctcactcatttaaagaccctgagtgttggtccggccgcaGTTAAACCCCCCACACATCCCTCGCACGGTAGTCGCTTTAGTCAACCAGTCAGCGGTTAACTCCCTCCATCTCCGTCGTTTTCCGGTGATAGCTGTTTATGACAAGTTGACCTGCAATGCCAGGGAATTGGAGTCGATATGCCACGAAAATGACTCGTTTTCTCTTTGCCGACTGTAGTGGCACAGCATAAAAGGGCAAGAGTAATGTGTAAATACATGTCTTTTGAGTTTTGCTAATGATTCTGTCTCGCTTGTCTCACAGCGGTGATCTTCATTGAGAACCCGATTctttgcaacctcgttcccagggtctccattctCGACAAAgcgaccctgggaacgaggttggatcCTTTGTTATGCTTTTAGGGGATAATAGGAGTCGTACATATGACCTTCCAATTACTTCTTTTCCATTCCTCCGCTCCACAATTCTATTTGTTGTATTTATCATGATCATTTCCTTATCCTAATTTAAATTTCCAAACCTGAAGTAAGAAGAGAACTTCGTAGGCTCGCGTTCCAGCCCTGTGTGTCTCCATTCATCAGCATTTTTGAATGCCAGGTTATCACGCGCTCCAGTGCTTGCTTTACCGCTGTACCGGAGCAGCTCAGCGCATTGCAAATGTCCCATTTTCTCTGCTAATATGAGTGGCGTTTCGTAGCGGTTGTTTCTCGGATCAATATTCAATCCATATTTCCCCATTTGATGAATAATCGTCTTTGTGATCAGAGTGTTCCCAGTCTTTGCTGCGTGATGCAAGGCAGTGTTTCCTTGGTGATCTTTATCCAACCAAGAGATTTCTCTCTCACAGATCATACACTTTACTAACTTTGGTCTTTGTTTGATGCATGCATAACTAAATACTGAAATGCCATACTTGTCCTTTTGGTGGACTCCAGCTCCACTGGCAAGCAAAAGACACCCCAGGGAAACCCCTAGGGGCTCATTATCCAGGTCACAGACGAGTTGCAATGGAGTGCGCATGCGTGAATCTGGTCTGTTTACATCACATCCCTTTTTTGTCAGGAAATGGACTTGAAGAGTATTGCAGCGACTTATGGCTTGGTGGAGTGATGGCATGTCTTCAAACCTTGGGGGTGATCTCTGGCTCTTTTAATTTAGCTGACAGTGTGGCTTGCCAAAACTGCGGGTAAAGGAGGCTATTATATTGTAGTTTTGCGAACATAACTCAA includes these proteins:
- the LOC138045739 gene encoding uncharacterized protein, with translation MPSLHQAISRCNTLQVHFLTKKGCDVNRPDSRMRTPLQLVCDLDNEPLGVSLGCLLLASGAGVHQKDKYGISVFSYACIKQRPKLVKCMICEREISWLDKDHQGNTALHHAAKTGNTLITKTIIHQMGKYGLNIDPRNNRYETPLILAEKMGHLQCAELLRYSGKASTGARDNLAFKNADEWRHTGLEREPTKFSSYFSTKFPEVVEQLKTVVDGEKCPVRLHPRTELMAQTLHPGKSVKRDILPRLINLLPEQQMDTFRAAAKAPKYTEQHEDEERQCAENETRATCDQMQVKKKALSFSDLTTLTQQRFNTKKPTYDVAKNSMITMDNNETNQVQVKNLFKRRHTSDLIKVLERVSSTARERKTGEITTIHEETDR